Within the Oncorhynchus tshawytscha isolate Ot180627B unplaced genomic scaffold, Otsh_v2.0 Un_scaffold_1528_pilon_pilon, whole genome shotgun sequence genome, the region GAAAAGTTCCTTATTAATAAAGGGAGGTCATTAACCACACAGAACAAGGTTGACTAACTGTTCCGAGTACATTAATACGTATGACATGGGAGCCAGGCTTCGTGGTCCTGTGAGAATGATAAAAGGGAGGTACTTACTGCATCATGACAACGATGTTGTGCACCTTTATGGTCTGCAGGCTGCAGTAATCACTAGGACACAGAGGAACAGACACTTCAGTCAGTTTCATGTGATGAGCAAAATGTTACATTTGTCCACCAGCCAGCTTTTACTCTGTCGAACCGTCTGGTTTCAATGGGTTCCAGAAATGGACTTGAATGGAGCCTATGGCAAGAGCGGGAAAAGGTCCCGCTGGATTTTCATTGGCTGATgtctcagtccatcaccatctAGCGTAACCCTTGAACCTCCCCTCCATGTTGTTGATTTTAAAGCAGGAGCagcacaagtgataggctaaacAATGAACGAAGGGAGTTGGGGAAATCAGAAAGTATGCATCTAAGAATTTGTTTTCACATATAAAGTTTATATGCCCAAATTCATCTAATCCAGCTATGGCAGGCTGTCCCTCTCCCGCCTCAACTACAACATGCCCCTTTCAAGTCTGACTTTGTTCCACACCGTCTTCAGGCTCTATATGAGCCTGGGGACAAGGTTAAGCAAAAACTAAAAGCAGGCTGCAATCTGTACTCATATAGGATTTATTGAAACAAAGTCTCGACCATGAGGTCTTTATCAGGTTCCGTGTTCTCAAAAAGCTATGTGCTGTGCTGGGGTGTGCTGTACTTACTACATGTAGCTCATATCATCTGCTAGAATGGTGGGAACCATGTAGTCAACCTGGGAACAACACACAGGGTTATGATCAAAAAGGTGACTAGGAGGAAGTATTTGAAGTACCAAAATACATAATGTGACAAGTTGAGCAACTTAGGACCAGGAATAGGGGTTGGAGTCCACTAAAAACAGCTATGGCTTGTTGGCTCTTGAATTTAGTGAAACAGGACTTTCTGCTGCATGTCCAATAATGATGACAGAGTTGTTACCACAACTTTTACATTGTTGCTAGTGCGCCGATAACGCCCTGTTGCCATGTGTTTACAGAGTTGTTACCACAACTTTTACATTGTTGCTAGTGTGTCGATAACGCCCGGTTGCCATGCTATTACAGAGTTGTTACCACAACTTTTACATTGTTGCTAGTGCGCCGATAACGCCCTGTTGCCATGCTATTACAGAGTTGTTACCACAACTTTTACATTGTTGCTAGTGCGCCGATAACGCCCTGTTGCCATGCTATTACAGAGTTGTTACCACAACTTTTACATTGTTGCTAGTGCACCGATAACAACTCTGTAATAGCATGGCAACAGGGCTGTTGCCTAGCAACCTGTTGCCATGCTATTACAGAGTTGTTACCACAACTTTTACATTGTTGCTAGTGCGCCGATAACGCCCTGTTGCCATGCTATTACAGAGTTGTTACCACAACTTTTACATTGTTGCTAGTGCGCCGATAACGCCCTGTTGCCATGCTATTACAGAGTTGTTACCACAACTTTTACATTGTTGCTAGTGCGCCGATAACGCCCCGTTGCCATGCTATTACAGAGTTGCTTTTACATGCTAGTGCGCCGATAACGCCCCGTTGCCATGCTATTACAGAGTTGTTACCACAACTTTTACATTGTTGCTAGTGCGCCGATAACGCCCTGTTGCAATGCTATTACAGAGTTGTTACCACAACTTTTACATTGTTGCTAGTGCGCCGATAACGCCCTGTTGCCATGCTATTACAGAGTTGTTACCACAACTTTTACATTGTTGCTAGTGCGCCGATAACGCCTGTTGCCATGCTATTACAGAGTTGTTACCACAACTTTTACATTGTTGCTAGTGCGCCGATAACGCCCTGTTGCCATGCTATTACAGAGTTGTTACCACAACTTTTACATTGTTGCTAGTGCGCCGATAACGCCCTGTTGCCATGCTATTACAGAGTTGTTACCACAACTTTTACATTGTTGCTAGTGCGCCGATAACGCCCTGTTGCCATGCTATTACAGAGTTGTTACCACAACTTTTACATTGTTGCTAGTGCGCCGATAACGCCCCGTTGCCATGCTATTACAGAGATGTTACCACAACTTTTACATTGTTGCTAGTGCGCCGATAACGCCCCGTTGCCATGCTATTACAGAGTTGTTACCACAACTTTTACATTGTTGCTAGTGCGCCGATAACGCCCTGTTGCCATGCTATTACAGAGTTGTTACCACAACTTTTACATTGTTGCTAGTGTGTCGATAACGCCCGGTTGCCATGCTATTACAGAGTTGTGTACCTGCTCCATGCCCAGAGGACTGATAGCAGTGATGTTATTGATGCGGGACTTCCCAATCACTGTCTTGGAGAACTGGACCTGGGCTGTGACGTTGGACACCTCTACACTGTAGTAGTTGTTATTGGTGATGTTCAGAGTGTTCTGGAAGGAAGAAGAAAGAATACCTTATAATTTTACCctcagagcaacacacacactgagcagttTGAAGCCAGAGTTAGCCAGTGCGGCAAACCAGGAACAGTTTAGGAGTTAATACAAAATTACAGGGGATGGCAGAATACCTAGAGTCCTGCAACATTTGTGACCAAACTCATTTGCCCAAACATGGCCAACTTTAGGATAGTACAGGTTGATAAGGAAAAGCAGTCTCCTCCTGTGACTGTCCACAATGTGACCCAAATCATCATGTGGTTAGACCAGAGGAGAGGCTCACCGTCACGTTGAGATAGACAATCCTCTTGTCCTCGTCATAGGTGACGAAGATCGACTTGACGCCCACGTAGGAGACGTCTATGGTACGAGGGAACAGGAAGAAGACAGCCAGGCTGGACAGCAGCAGACACACAACCACCGAGGACATCACATACAGCTTTCTGTGGAGAGGCAGGTGAACAAAAGGCAGGGTCAGAAGTTAAATAGCAGTCTGACAATGGCAGGGTACGACGAACATTATAACAAGAAAGGAACAGCTACATTTAGCCTAGAGATACCAACAAAACCACGACATTCCACTTACGTTCTCCTGGGCCTGAGTCTCTGGTCACTGTATGGGATCAATGCTACAAGCTGGTTCTCTTGGCCTGCATAATGCAAGGAAACATTTACAACACTTAGGCTAATCATCGGACACAACTACAgcacaacataacagcaacacTAGGGATGTAACAATTCACTGATAAACCATTGAACCAGGGACCGATGCCTAAGATACGAGTGCATCGGTTCGCAGGACCCTAAACTGATCCAAATGTGGCGTGAATCAGTCAGAAAATCGTTTAAAATGTTATGAGTAAAAAACAGTGAACCGgcaattcataacatattatTTCCCTATACGAAAATACCTACATCTTTTGTGACCGAATtgatgcggcctctccttcagtAGCTATTTAAATAAGCCTGTCAGTCATTGACCTCCAAGTCAGATAACTGTACAGAGCTCAGCTGCTCGCACCAACGAGAGCCTCTGATATCTGCGCAGCACCTTCAGCATTCAAATTATTGTAAAatggctttggcaatgtaaaatcATAGGCTTTATTAGTTGGGTGACTTTTTCGATTGCCAGGTTCACCATAAAATTGTTTTGCTTTTAACAGTCAGTGCATTTGGTCATTTTTAAATGAAGATGTAATTTCATAACAAGGACACCAACCATTTTTGTGAgctgtactgtaggcctatagtcAGAGCGGGAGAAGAGCAGCTCTCCTCTGTAAAGTTCTAATGAAATCTGAAGCTGTGCTATATTCATTCATAGCAAGAACCCGACTGATAAATCATTTCACCGATATTATTGGCAAATAAGGCCATTTTACCAATTGTTCGAAACCGGCCGATAATTCCACCGATATTcgataaataaattaaaaaactgTTTACTTGATAATTAAGGTTGGGAGGCTTAAAGAAGAGGTAATTACAGGACAGCAGGAAAACACACAGCAAACCCTCAGAGCTAGCCTGGTGCttcagggaggagaacagagctgTGAAGTAGCACAGTCAAGTTATTTGTCATGCAGACATGAAGGCGTGACTTCACAGCTGCATTGTTTTTCCTGTCAAATCCAGGGGTTATTAATAATTGTGCATGTTTGTGTTCATGTTGTGCCAGAATCTGTGTGTGGGTTTTGGTCTGTGTTTCATCATGTGGTGTTCCTAGGTGTTGGTTGATTTTTCTCCTATGCTATTGGCACCGGTGTCACCTTGGGAGGGAAAATAAAATCTCAAATAGTTTATTATCCATAAGATTGGTTTCATTAAATTGTGAAATAATTTATGACTGTTGTGAATATAGGTATATAATGATTCTTGGCATTATGACAGTCAAAGGGAGAGGGAGTACAAGTTCCAACAGCCTTACTGCCCTGACAGTTTCTCCCTAGGCTACAAAACACCACGCGGTACCCATAGTTGTgtcacacaaaacagaaaagtaTTTGAACAAGATATTCATACACTTGTTTGAGGATATTACGGCGTGTCACATCACACCCACCAGTGGAGACAGCCTGTTCTAGCAGTTGGTTGGAACCACCAACTGATGGACTATAAACTTAGGGCTTGACCGATGTGTAGTTTCACCGATATCATCGGTTGATATTGGCCTTTTACTGAAAGATAGATATATCGGCCCGAAAATTGCACCGATATATAGGATGACAAAGGGAATATCATGCTTATCAGAATACTTGCAGCCCATCTAATGATCTCATTATTGTCACAATGTTAACATTTGGAGCACAATGGCAATTTATGAGAACTTAGTGTGGGAAAATTTCACTTTTTCCTCACTGTAAAAACAGTAGGCTATAATCGGCAGATATATATTGATATCGGGACGTTTTGTCCTACCAAAAACATCGTAGCTAGTCATAGATAAGTTCTACACATAAATATAAACATATTACTTTCAACACATTTTTGATCTGATAAAATGACAAGTTAATCAGTCGATGGGGATTTCGGATACAAAGTGGGGGACAAAAGGCCTAAACGCTCAGTCTGCCCTATGGCTCTGCTCAACTGCCTGCACACCATATAACTcattctctgacacacacacacacacacacacacacacacacacacacacacacacacacacacacacacacctcagagaagtaatctcagacagatccagctcaaGGGGGTCCAACTTGATCAGGATCAGATTTTAATTTTACTGAATCGATTCGTTCCACGTATCAAACCGAATCGTTTCAGACTAAAAGTGTCGTTCCTGTATTGTGACAGAGCTAATGTATTTATCTAGATACTTATTGAGTCGTGCTTGAAAGAAGAGATTCACATGTTCTAGGCAATACGGTACAACATTATCCCTCAGAGGGGAAATTCACCAGGCTCCGGGAATAAAAATCATGAACCAAAAACAACACAGCTTGATTACAGTGAGTTTACAGGCAAAGCATGAGTCATTCATATGCCAAATTCAGTCATTGGTTCCCTCAAGCTCACAGAGCGATTCAGTCACACTATCCATTATCCACAAGAGAGCACCTTTGTGGTTTTATCACACACATCATCAACTGCAGTCTGACTGTGACACTGAACAGAACAAAACTCTTATCCAGTCATATTCATTCAAATGGCATCTTAAATCCTGTTTACCTCCAGGTATCCGGTCTGTACCCTGACAGCTGGGACATGTGACGCTGTCCCTGCCAGTGAACTCTACATAGGTGTGTGTTGCTCACCTCTAGGTATCCTCCCAGTGCCCTGGCAGCTGGGACATGTGACGCTGTCGCGGCCTGTGAACTCTACGTAGGGGAACTGGGacacatcctctctcttcccatcatCCTCCTGGGTGGTGGTCAGGCTGTCCTGGGAGTCTTCATGGCATGCCTGCTtgggcaggagggagagggctTTCCCCATGGTGACAGCTGGAGGGTCAGAGGTTACCGGTTGGCGTTTGTTTGTCATGTTTgaggcaaacacacacaacaacaaaaaagaaaagtcctctcactgtcaacagtggtattttcagaaaacttaacatgtaaatacttgtataaacataacaaaattcaacaactgagaccaactgaacaagttccacagatatgtgaccaacagaaatggaataatgtgcccCTGATCAAAGGGGGagtaaaaatcaaaagtaagtcagtatctggtgtcgccaccagctgcattaagtactgcagtgcatctcctcctcatggactgcaccagatttgccagttcttgctgtgagatgttaccccactcttctaccaaggcacctgcaagttcccagacatttctggggggggctaaccctcaccctccgatccaacaggtcccagacgtgctcaatgggattgagatccaggcccGTCGCTGGACATGGCAGACCACTGACATTCCtgacttgcaggaaatcacgcacagaacgagcagtatgctggtagcattgtcatgctggagggtcaagtcaggatgagcctgcaggaagggtaccacacacgggaggatgtcttcctccctgtaacgcacagcgttgagatggcctgcaatgacaacaagctcagtccgatgattctGTGACACACCGCCACAGACGATGACGGACACTCcacctcgatcccgctccagagtaaaggcctcggtgtaacgctcatttcttCGATGATAAACGTTAATCTGACcatcacacctggtgagacaaaaccgcaactcgttagtgaagagcactttttgccagtcctatctGATCCAGCGACGGTTGGATtgtgccggtgatgtctggtgaggacatgccttaacagacctacaagccctcagtccagcctctctcaacctattccggacagtctgagcactgatggagggattgtgcgttcctggtgtaactcaggcagttgttgccatcctgtacctgtcccacaggtgtgatgttcggatgtaccgatcctgtgcaggtgttgttacacatggtctgccactgcgaggaagctcagctgtccgtcctgtctcagGCATTTCACAGTACAGCCgatgcaatttattgccctggccacatctgcagtcctcatgcctccttgcagcatgcctaaggcacattcagacagatgagcagggaccctgggtatcttttggtgtttttccagagtcagtagaaaggcctttttagtgtcctaatttttcataactgtgacttgaattgcctaccttctgtaagctattagtgtcttaacgaccattccacaggtgcatgttcattaattgtttatggttatttgaacaagcatgggaaaccgtgtttaaaccctttacaattaagatctgtgaagttattggatttttacgaatgatctttgaaacagggtcctgaaaaggggccgtttctttttttgctgcgtttatatatacacatacagttgaagtcggaagtttacatacaccttagccaaatacatttaaactcctgacatttaatcctagtaaaaattccctgttttaggtcagttaggtcaccacaaattccctgttttaggtcatcactttattttaagaatgtgaaatgccagaataatagtagagagcgatttattttgatatatttctttcatcaaattccactgggtcagaagtttacatactaattgagtgtatttggtagcattgcctttaaaaatggtttaacttgggtcaaatgttttgggtagccttccacaagcttcccacaataagttgggtgaattttggcccatttcacctgacagagctggtgtaactcagtcaggcacacgctttttcagttctgcccacaaatgttctaaaggattgaggtcagtgctttgttatggcaactccaataccttgactttattgtccttaagccattttgccacaactttgcttggggtcattgtccatttggaagacccatttgcaaccaagctttaactttctggctgatgtcttgaggtgttgcttcaatatatccacataattttccttccatCCATTTTGTGACGTGCCGCctgcagtccctcctgcagcaaagcacccccacaacatgatgctgccacccctgtgtttcacggttgggatggaattcttcagcttgcaagactccccctttttcctccaaccataacgatggtcattatggccaaacagttctatttttgttccatcagaccagaggactaaTGTTTGTAccgatgaacatggtaccttcaggcatttggaaattgctcccaaggatgaaccagacttgtgaaggtgtgcaatttttttctgaggtcttggatgatttcttttcccatgatgttaagcaaaaggcactgaatttgaaggtaggccttgaaatacatccacacctccaattgactcaaattatctAAATTAGcctctcagaagcttctaaagccatgacatcattttctggaatttacctagctgtttaaaggcacagtcaacttagtgtatgtaaacttctgacccactggaattgtgatacagtgaattataagtgaaataatctgtctgtaaacaattgttggaaaaatgattgtgtcatgcacaatgtagatgtcctaaccgacttgccaaaactatagtttaacaagaaatttgtggagtggttgaaaaacgagttttaatgactccaacataagtgtatgtaaacgtccaacttcaactgtacatacacataccGAAATGCCACGATAATAAAAGCATTTTAAATCATATACTTTACCTTTGTTTTCTTCAAGAGTACCTTGTTGGGAAAGGTAAGTCCCACAATAAATGTTTTCAAAAGTGTTCGTTAACTAAGTTACGGCCTTCATCCCTATATGTTGTCTTACTGGATGCGTATTAGAACAGGGCTAGATAAAAGAAAGCCTTTACTGTACAACCagcagtagctctccaggaggagGGTTAGCCAACCAATGCTGTGCTCGTAGCTAACTGCTACACATCAATCGGCATTTGACAAACTGAGACACAAATAGAAGTTAGTTAGCTATCTAGACATTGATTGGGTAACATTGGTAGGCTGGCTTCTTCAAATCAACAAGAAATCGCCAAATAACAAGGTCTATAGCTAGCTACAGGTTCTATAGCTAGATAAGCTAGCTAACATGATTTGGTTAACAAACGGGCAAGTTAATCTTTGTTTAATTCACTGGTCCACTCATCGTGCCAATTATGCTAACTAGCTCGTTATATGGCATTGCCATTAATTTAAATTACTCATCAGTTAGCAAGAATGTCAGTTGACTGTCGACTGGTTTGTAAACTAAGTCAGCTAGTAAATGAACTATCATAACAaactggctaactagctagcaaaaaAAGGAAGCAAAAGCATAACGGTAGGAGGCTAGCCAACGATAGCAGCTGTTAGCGGGTGGGTATAACgtgtggaacgttccaacaggaatctgttccaaacACTTGGTAAAGTACAAGGTTGCCAGCAAACAACGCATAACGTTATATAAAGTAGCATGCTCAATTCgcctagctaactagctgccgAATAGGCATCAACGTAGCCTATTCTTAATGTTTGTCCATAGGCTACCAAAGTAATGACAGACATGTTTTCCGAATAAACGTGGTGAGTGAAAAACGTAATGAAAAAGCCCACTTCCTACCCGGTATCTTATTGCCGCTATACAACCTTGTTATTTaatttttggaacagattcctgttggaacgtccAACCCGCTGCTAGCTAGCATCAGCAAAGCAGGTCAGTCTTGTTTGCTATATGCGCtggaataaaatatatttaacagcATACTAACTATTTATTCTACGGTGAA harbors:
- the LOC112229602 gene encoding transmembrane protein 106B: MGKALSLLPKQACHEDSQDSLTTTQEDDGKREDVSQFPYVEFTGRDSVTCPSCQGTGRIPRGQENQLVALIPYSDQRLRPRRTKLYVMSSVVVCLLLSSLAVFFLFPRTIDVSYVGVKSIFVTYDEDKRIVYLNVTNTLNITNNNYYSVEVSNVTAQVQFSKTVIGKSRINNITAISPLGMEQVDYMVPTILADDMSYMYDYCSLQTIKVHNIVVMMQVTVTTMYFGHMEQVTQEMYQYVDCGGNTTTLRGAQPKVSNAPIPPE